From the genome of Populus alba chromosome 10, ASM523922v2, whole genome shotgun sequence, one region includes:
- the LOC118060053 gene encoding uncharacterized protein, whose translation MKNMGSNIGSSGRLSTEEINEEEEIPRLDISKFQAREEEIERKKMEVREKVELQLGRAEEATRRLTHIWEELEVLADPLRKDVAIARKKIDMANKELKPLGQSCQKKEKEYKEALEAFNEKNREKAQLEAALMELLTESEKQRMKKLEELNKIMESIR comes from the exons ATGAAAAACATGGGAAGTAACATTGGCAGCAGTGGGAGGCTGTCGACAGAAGAGATCAATGAAGAAGAGGAGATTCCAAGGCTGGACATATCCAAGTTTCAAGCTAGAGAGGAAGAGATTGAGAGAAAGAAGATGGAGGTGAGGGAGAAAGTCGAACTCCAATTAGGCCGTGCCGAAGAAGCAACAAGACGCTTGACACACATTTGGGAA GAACTTGAAGTGCTGGCTGACCCTTTGAGAAAAGACGTTGCAATTGCACGTAAGAAGATTGATATGGCAAATAAAGAGTTGAAACCTCTAGGCCAGAGCTGCCAGAAGAAG GAGAAAGAATACAAAGAAGCCCTGGAAGCATTCAACgaaaagaacagagaaaaaGCTCAGCTAGAAGCCGCATTAATGGAG CTGCTGACTGAGAGTGAAAAACAGAGGATGAAGAAGCTGGAAGAGCTGAACAAGATCATGGAGTCCATACGCTGA
- the LOC118060054 gene encoding uncharacterized protein, with the protein MQSRKPEDYIAQSPSAKTRNQHRTEVGHESHPAPRRHAVDRSPRVQQRRSSSPRSKVEGTRKVVHGEGRSSSTERRDSSWHLGAGRTEKVRSGSPQYAQERKKPRFDEGVVHRKYRQVEEHVDGKSNRLKRGYGYDHHAGSSRASKEKDYRDNRVVGIDGHGMMGQKSVPVEDGMIRGSYRVPRDLVPNSNYGDTGSHIQSMSRNMDIGHFDDEELQFQETIPSDKVPARRFYEEGEKPRFHSRHVPYTRMSAPHSKDLESAPRYKDFAGSSSGFSRSEFPGSYREGMPLAASDEYPRSSIKLTEPTNFNTYRERSVMDIRDYEASKRIMTSYPQGAYNPKRPSHDHYFYSKSQEIVDDNHAYPSDDVHRMMSPPSPLNYEHAQTDFEHREFSRMSMHQVRDRTDHTDGSFINMRRSTVFDHPTIQRQAPMENLDTGRIQNTSKHNVEYLGSAYTQVDRGQGELQDNRRSHSGVTQDRQGPHLRPNYGFGRDAGPQFQKEILHDPPMPIYDMEMKRLTAQRQRMRGELASYEPPDKAFNRNYVMEEEINRHDRKYIVEEDINRHDTRNIVSNKRNLPQEFEDLYESGEEWVDEDTGALHVSRTRRFDQSAYRNAKRTYDRDNFGDSASEDWLSSQDSSVHAQRDLIRDYKPGAKYMKGHPRSGPLSWYNSHQTDKKSAHRQHRIWKRNDDYGNDANINDDDQPEDWVNLGEAEPREGSEEFKQLVDEAFLLFSKRLNLNTAVRRRYKEQGKAGSLFCIVCGKSSSKEFMAAQNLVQHAFMSHKIGLRAQHLGLHKAICVLMGWNSSVPCDAITCVPEILPDEEAFAQKEDLMLWPPLVVIHNISMSNNNPEQQKVIPIEGVEAFLRGKGLVGGKIKVCLGKPADQSVMLVKFLGTFTGLGNAEKLHKYFAEKKHGREEFEHNTSNNINNSNSLEEETQGGQLEEHLLYGYLGIAEDLDRLDFNTKKRILIKSKKEIQELANAPVKTDDKSLNKIADDKY; encoded by the exons ATGCAGTCTAGGAAGCCTGAAGATTACATCGCGCAGTCTCCATCTGCAAAGACACGTAATCAACATAGAACTGAAGTTGGACATGAGTCTCATCCTGCTCCTCGCCGTCACGCAGTGGATCGGTCTCCACGCGTGCAGCAGCGAAGGAGTTCAAGCCCTCGTAGTAAGGTTGAGGGTACTAGAAAGGTAGTTCATGGGGAGGGAAGGAGCAGCTCGACCGAAAGAAGGGACTCTAGTTGGCATTTGGGTGCCGGTAGGACTGAAAAAGTCCGGTCTGGTTCCCCACAGTACGCCCAAGAGCGTAAAAAGCCTCGTTTTGATGAGGGGGTTGTGCATAGGAAATACAGGCAAGTTGAGGAACATGTTGATGGTAAAAGTAATAGATTGAAGCGAGGCTATGGATATGATCATCATGCTGGATCTTCTAGAGCGAGTAAAGAGAAGGATTATCGTGACAACAGGGTCGTGGGTATTGATGGGCATGGCATGATGGGGCAGAAATCAGTGCCTGTGGAAGATGGTATGATAAGAGGGTCATATCGGGTGCCTCGAGATTTGGTTCCCAACTCAAATTATGGAGATACTGGATCACATATACAGTCAATGTCTCGGAATATGGACATTGGCCACTTTGATGATGAAGAACTTCAATTTCAAGAGACTATACCATCAGATAAGGTTCCGGCCAGGAGATTTTACGAAGAAGGGGAAAAACCTAGGTTTCATTCAAGACATGTTCCGTACACCAGGATGTCAGCTCCTCACTCTAAGGATTTGGAAAGCGCTCCTCGATATAAAGATTTTGCTGGTTCATCTTCTGGATTCTCACGGAGCGAGTTTCCAGGTTCTTATAGAGAAGGCATGCCCTTAGCTGCTTCAGATGAATATCCAAGGAGCAGCATAAAACTCACAGAACCTACGAATTTTAACACATATAGGGAAAGGTCAGTTATGGACATAAGAGACTATGAGGCTAGTAAGAGAATTATGACAAGTTATCCGCAGGGTGCCTATAATCCTAAAAGGCCCTCGCATGATCATTACTTTTACTCCAAATCACAAGAAATTGTGGATGACAATCATGCATATCCATCTGATGATGTACACAGAATGATGTCTCCACCTTCTCCATTGAACTATGAGCATGCTCAAACAGATTTTGAGCATAGAGAATTTTCAAGAATGAGTATGCACCAAGTTAGAGACAGGACTGATCACACTGATGGTTCCTTTATAAACATGAGAAGGAGCACTGTATTTGACCATCCCACAATACAAAGGCAAGCACCCATGGAGAACCTTGATACAGGCAGAATACAAAACACATCAAAGCACAATGTGGAATATTTGGGTTCAGCATATACTCAAGTTGATCGTGGACAGGGAGAGTTACAAGATAATAGGAGATCTCATTCGGGTGTGACACAGGATCGCCAAGGTCCCCATTTGAGACCAAATTATGGGTTTGGAAGAGATGCAGGCCCACAGTTTCAAAAGGAAATATTGCATGATCCTCCTATGCCAATATATGACATGGAAATGAAGAGACTTACTGCCCAGAGGCAAAGAATGAGGGGAGAGCTTGCCTCGTATGAGCCACCAGATAAGGCATTCAACCGAAACTATGTAATGGAGGAAGAAATAAATAGGCATGACAGAAAGTACATTGTGGAGGAAGATATAAATAGGCATGATACAAGAAATATTGTGTCAAACAAACGGAATTTACCTCAAGAATTTGAAGATCTTTATGAAAGTGGTGAGGAATGGGTAGATGAAGATACAGGTGCTTTACATGTGTCCAGGACTCGGAGGTTTGACCAGAGTGCATATAGAAATGCTAAAAGGACATACGATAGAGATAATTTTGGAGATTCTGCATCTGAAGACTGGTTGTCTTCTCAAGATTCCTCGGTGCATGCACAAAGGGATTTGATTAGAGATTATAAACCTGGTGCTAAATATATGAAGGGTCATCCGAGATCTGGTCCTTTAAGTTGGTATAACTCACACCAGACTGATAAAAAAAGTGCTCATAGACAGCATAGGATTTGGAAAAGAAATGATGATTATGGCAATGATGCAAATATAAATGATGATGACCAGCCAGAAGATTGGGTAAATCTTGGGGAGGCTGAACCACGTGAGGGCTCTGAGGAATTCAAGCAACTGGTGGATGAAGCCTTCTTACTGTTttcaaaaagattaaatttgaaCACAGCAGTTCGAAGAAGATACAAGGAGCAAGGAAAAGCTGGTAGTTTGTTCTGCATCGTATGTGGCAAAAg CTCATCAAAGGAGTTCATGGCTGCTCAAAACCTGGTACAGCATGCGTTTATGTCCCACAAGATTGGGCTGAGAGCGCAACACTTGGGTCTTCACAAGGCAATATGTGTTTTGATGGGGTGGAATAGTTCTGTGCCTTGTGACGCAATAACATGTGTTCCTGAGATCTTGCCTGATGAAGAAGCTTTTGCTCAGAAAGAGGATTTGATGCTCTGGCCTCCACTTGTTGTCATCCACAACATTTCTATGTCAAACAACAACCCAGAACAACAGAAGGTCATACCTATTGAAGGGGTTGAGGCTTTTCTGAGAG GTAAAGGTCTTGTTGGGGGTAAAATCAAGGTATGCCTAGGAAAACCTGCTGACCAAAGTGTTATGTTGGTAAAGTTTTTGGGAACTTTTACTGGACTCGGAAATGCAGAGAAGCTTCACAAATATTTTGCAGAGAAGAAACACGGGAGAGAAGAATTTGAGCATAACACATCCAACAACATTAACAACAGCAATAGTTTGGAAGAAGAAACTCAAGGAGGCCAGTTGGAGGAGCACCTACTATACGGGTACCTGGGAATTGCCGAGGACTTGGACAGGCTTGATTTTAATACCAAGAAGAGGATTCTAATAAAGAGCAAGAAGGAAATTCAAGAGCTGGCAAATGCTCCTGTTAAAACTGATGATAAGTCGCTGAATAAAATAGCTGATGACAAATATTGA
- the LOC118060052 gene encoding uncharacterized protein yields the protein MNNSDQENLDQRTSSSMEDSTATTIEFLRARLLSERSVSRSARQRAEELAKRVAELEEQLRIVSLQRMKAEKATANVLAILESNEISDDSETYDSNSDQDTPSESKVGNKASKAEEGLVSSKVRKYELEHSGSGHDFPPAQGRSLSWKGRKHSQRSLEKYKDPSLRRSGFASTSSSPKHRQGKSCRQIRSKESRSTIEEFRANPIKVDSPENGVANTSEDFPNCLEPEIGRIEDGEEKALTENPISGHLENGQHAHSNELEDDAYSSDRNMEKALEHQAQLIDQYEAMEKAQREWEEKFRENNGSTPDSYDPGNRSDVTKEGYEIKVQAPHHAGTIAAQFNGAKSEVENASNIKPNDILPPSHVNIRQLQEWKSSSTPASETSDQDFAFYAEKQNQNQNQESIGNNHYPSPHGSHHHPHSHSSYDSPVSQSATAGLSKGKVSGRQNASSIQRNGILPPSHVNIRQLQEWGSSSTPASETSDQDFAFYAVKQKQNQESIGNNHYPSPHRSHHHPLSYGSYDSPGSQSATGGFSKGKASGRQNELYALVPHKASNELGSVLDALKQARQSLQQKTNPLPLVEGGSIRNSVDPSLPAPVLGGKVDIPLESVGLFRLPTDFLVEDSMRTNFLSSNTPIGLGNHYPDTGLPAAASNQFVSRSYSASGTRFPTEDRFLTSQYVEDGSRISTQSPYFDPYLDSVLPSSGRYTYPTNSSYPDQIPLLPSREFPSFLPSRTTGIPPANHFLFSDDHTRPNMYR from the exons ATGAATAATTCTGATCAAGAGAATCTAGATCAGAG GACCAGTTCTAGCATGGAGGATTCCACAGCTACGACAATTGAATTCCTTCGGGCACGGTTGCTGTCTGAAAGATCTGTCTCAAGAAGTGCAAGACAGAGAGCTGAAGAACTAGCAAAAAGA gtAGCAGAACTGGAGGAGCAGCTAAGGATTGTGTCTCTTCAAAGAATGAAGGCCGAGAAAGCCACAGCAAATGTTCTTGCCATCCTGGAGAGCAATGAGATAAGTGATGATTCTGAAACGTATGATTCAAACTCCGATCAGGACACTCCTAGTGAATCCAAAGTGGGTAACAAGGCCTCTAAAGCAGAAGAGGGTTTGGTCAGTTCGAAAGTGAGGAAATATGAGTTGGAACATTCAGGTTCTGGTCATGATTTCCCCCCTGCACAAGGTAGAAGCTTGTCTTGGAAAGGTCGCAAGCATAGTCAACGTTCTCTTGAAAAGTACAAGGATCCATCTCTGAGAAGGAGTGGTTTTGCATCTACCAGTTCTTCCCCTAAACATCGCCAAGGCAAGTCATGCCGCCAAATAAGAAGCAAAGAATCGAG ATCCACGATTGAAGAATTTAGAGCCAACCCAATTAAGGTTGATTCTCCAGAAAACGGAGTTGCTAATACTTCAGAAGATTTTCCTAATTGCTTGGAGCCAGAGATTGGAAGAATTGAAGATGGGGAAGAGAAAGCTTTAACAGAGAACCCAATTTCAGGCCACTTAGAAAATGGACAGCATGCCCATAGTAATGAGCTTGAAGATGATGCATATAGCAGTGATAGAAACATGGAAAAGGCACTTGAACATCAAGCCCAACTCATTGACCAATATGAAGCAATGGAAAAGGCTCAAAGAGAATGGGAAGAGAAATTCAGAGAAAACAATGGCAGTACACCA GATTCATATGATCCTGGGAACCGCTCAGATGTCACCAAGGAAGGATATGAGATCAAGGTGCAAGCTCCACACCATGCTGGGACAATAGCTGCCCAATTCAATGGGGCAAAGTCAGAAGTTGAAAATGCATCCAACATTAAACCTAATGACATTCTACCACCTTCACATGTTAATATCAGACAGTTGCAGGAATGGAAGAGCAGTAGCACACCTGCTTCTGAAACCTCAGATCAGGATTTTGCATTTTATGCAGAAaagcaaaatcaaaatcaaaatcaagagaGCATTGGGAACAATCATTATCCATCTCCACACGGCTCCCACCACCATCCACATTCACACAGTTCATATGATTCCCCTGTTAGCCAATCTGCAACCGCTGGCCTCAGCAAGGGGAAAGTTTCTGGGAGACAAAATGCATCCAGCATTCAACGTAATGGGATTCTACCACCTTCACATGTTAATATCAGACAGCTGCAGGAATGGGGGAGCAGTAGCACACCTGCTTCTGAAACCTCAGATCAGGATTTTGCATTTTATGCAGTCaagcaaaagcaaaatcaaGAGAGCATTGGGAACAATCATTATCCATCTCCACACAGATCCCACCACCATCCACTTTCATACGGCTCATATGATTCCCCTGGGAGCCAATCTGCAACCGGTGGCTTCAGCAAAGGGAAAGCTTCTGGGAGACAAAATGAACTCTACGCATTGGTGCCGCATAAAGCATCTAATGAGTTGGGTAGTGTGCTGGATGCCCTTAAACAAGCAAGGCAATCGTTGCAACAGAAAACCAATCCATTGCCATTAGTAGAAGGTGGATCTATTCGAAACTCTGTTGATCCTTCTCTTCCTGCTCCAGTGCTGGGTGGTAAAGTAGATATTCCCCTTGAAAGTGTTGGACTTTTCAGACTACCGACTGATTTTTTGGTTGAAGACAGCATGCGAACAAACTTCCTTAGTTCTAACACTCCAATAGGTTTGGGAAACCATTACCCTGATACAGGACTTCCAGCAGCTGCCAGCAATCAATTTGTCAGCCGATCTTACTCGGCCTCTGGAACAAGATTTCCTACAGAGGATCGATTTCTGACCAGCCAATATGTCGAGGATGGGTCTAGAATCTCTACTCAAAGTCcttattttgatccttatttggATTCAGTTTTACCTTCTTCAGGCAGGTATACTTATCCCACAAATTCCTCTTATCCCGATCAGATACCACTACTGCCCTCTAGGGAATTCCCTTCCTTCCTTCCCAGCAGGACTACTGGTATCCCTCCTGCAAATCATTTCTTATTCTCTGATGATCATACCAGACCAAACATGTATAGATAA
- the LOC140956040 gene encoding uncharacterized protein, with translation MSEDNSRDASPVHQEEDIYQYGYPRCDTSNSMASSSNDSPFFGIYDTMSLLESGLYQQKYGDISDHYHRKQDKAWDSIDSRLLMLLEFFRELFIRRREVFKKLFPELHDEFLGVFKKMGNINLSIEKPGQVKTRALQRSLSVGSPRIPSRNGGESPLRLERFKVRTVIPGGGGQGDTDKGGGASGDDGEIK, from the coding sequence ATGTCCGAGGACAATTCTCGTGACGCTTCTCCGGTGCATCAGGAAGAGGATATTTATCAATATGGTTATCCTAGGTGTGATACAAGTAACTCCATGGCATCAAGCTCAAATGATTCTCCATTTTTTGGGATATATGATACTATGTCATTATTGGAAAGTGGTCTGTACCAGCAAAAATACGGCGACATAAGTGATCATTATCATAGAAAACAAGACAAGGCATGGGATTCGATTGATTCAAGGTTGCTAATGTTGCTAGAATTTTTTAGAGAACTTTTTATTCGAAGAAGGGaagttttcaagaaattatTCCCGGAGTTACATGATGAATTTTTGGGGGTGTTCAAGAAAATGGGTAACATCAATTTGTCCATAGAAAAACCTGGTCAAGTCAAGACTCGGGCATTGCAAAGAAGCTTGAGTGTTGGCTCGCCAAGAATACCTTCAAGAAATGGAGGTGAATCGCCATTAAGGCTTGAGAGGTTCAAGGTTCGCACGGTGATTCCTGGCGGCGGCGGCCAAGGTGACACCGACAAGGGTGGTGGCGCATCTGGTGACGATGGGGAAATCAAATAG
- the LOC118059799 gene encoding beta-D-glucosyl crocetin beta-1,6-glucosyltransferase-like, producing the protein MQAFDKASRGFSNILTALKPDLLICDFFQPWALALALSLNIPTVQFVISTWQRGKFCRSSCPQELIEQSYSTMLVRSSEEIDGRFLDDLSAVAMKTTVLVLRFAQGEEISAKEALPEGFFDMIGERGLIVEEWAPQKRISSHPGTGGFLSHVEVGAGLEIKGDKNGMLQRQEVPKVIKDAVEEKTGQHLRRKAG; encoded by the exons ATGCAAGCATTTGACAAGGCAAGCAGAGGCTTCTCCAACATTTTGACAGCATTAAAGCCAGATTTGCTTATTTGTGATTTCTTTCAGCCATGGGCTCTTGCGCTGGCTTTATCACTGAATATCCCAACTGTTCAGTTTGTGATTAGTACGTGGCAACGAGGCAAATTCTGTCGCAGTTCATGCCCTCAAGAACTCATT GAACAATCCTATAGCACAATGTTGGTCCGGAGTTCGGAAGAGATTGATGGTAGATTCTTAGATGATCTCTCAGCTGTAGCCATGAAGACGACTGTGCTT GTCCTAAGGTTTGCTCAAGGAGAGGAAATCAGTGCAAAAGAAGCATTGCCTGAGGGTTTCTTTGATATGATCGGAGAAAGGGGACTGATAGTCGAGGAATGGGCTCCACAGAAGAGAATTTCGAGTCATCCTGGCACCGGTGGATTTCTGAGTCACG TGGAGGTAGGAGCTGGTTTGGAAATCAAGGGAGACAAGAACGGTATGCTTCAAAGACAAGAGGTGCCAAAAGTGATCAAAGATGCGGTGGAGGAGAAAACAGGACAACATTTGAGAAGGAAAGCCGGATAA